TCGACGTGATCTTGCTGGGGGATGGCGAGACTCTATTAGATGATTTTGTTGACGCCCTGGTGGAGCTAAAAGCTGCCTCCCGCGCTGAAACCCTGCGGCGCTTGGCGATGGTGCCAGGCATCTATGTCCCTGTTCTGTACGCGGTGACCTACGACGGGCCGACCGGGGGCGTCAGGGCGATCGCGCCTGTGGATACTGAGCTTCCCGCTGCGGTGCAAAAGCAAACCTACCGGGGCAACGTGCTGTCGGCCTCCACCGTGGTCACTCCCCACGCCGCCTGGGAAAACATCTACATGGTGGAGGTGGTGCGCAGCTGCCCCGAGATGTGCCGCTTTTGCCTGGCCAGCTACCTGACTTTGCCCTTTCGCCCTGCCAGTCTAGAGGCATCCCTGGTGCCGGCCATTGAGCGGGGGCTGGCGGTGACCAATCGGCTGGGCTTGCTGGGGGCTTCGATAACCCAGCATCCAGAATTTGACCTGCTGCTTGACTATCTAAATCGGCCTCAGTTTGACGATGTGCGCCTCAGCCTTTCCTCGGTGCGCACCAACACCGTCACCCCCAAGCTGGCTGAAACCCTGACCCGCCACGACAGCCGCTCGATCACCATTGCGATCGAGAGCGGCTCGGAGCGGGTGCGCCACATCGTCAATAAAAAACTCGAAACCGACGACATCGAGCGTGCTGCCGTCAACGCCAGGGCTGGCGGCCTCAGCGCCATGAAGCTCTACGGCATGGCGGGGGTGCCGGGCGAAACGATGACCGATCTGGAGCAAACCGTCGCTCTGATGCTGCGGCTCAAAAAAGCTGCCCCCGGCCTGCGCCTCACCTTTGGGTGCAGCACCTTTGTGCCCAAGGCCCACACCCCCTTCCAGTGGTGCGGGGTCAACCGCGAGGCCGAAAAGCGGCTCAAGTATCTGCAAAAGCACCTGCGATCGCAGGGCATTGACTTTCGGCCCGAGAGCTACAACTGGTCGGTGATTCAGGCGCTGATCTCGCGGGGCGATCGCCGCCTGGCTCCGGTGCTCGAACGGGTGCGCCACTACGGCGACTCCCTGGGCAGCTACCGCCGCGCCTTCAAAGACTTTCAGGGCCAAATTCCACCGCTGGAGTACTACGTCCACGCCGACTGGGATCTCGATCAGCCCCTGCCCTGGGATCACTTATGGGGGCCGCTGCCCAAGGCCACTTTGCAAAAGCACTTTGACTCCGCAGGGGTAGGGGCTGTACCCGCGTAACGATAGGTCACCCCAGCCCATCGTCAGCCTCGGCAAGTTCAGCTTGGGAACTGATCCCCAGGGTCTGCTCGTATGCTGCCAAAACCGCCAGCACTGCCTCTAGCTCTCGGCGCTGAGGTTCGCTGGGGTCGAGTTGGTATTGGAGCTGGGCTTTTCGGTAGCGTATTTCCTGTCGATCGCGTCGAGCTTCGCGTCGTGCTCTCTCAGCTTCGCGTCGAGCCTCAACTCTTCCTCTCTCAGCCTCAACTCTTCCTCTCTCAGCTTCGCGTCGAGCCTCAACTCTTCCTCTCTCATTCTCGCGGTCTCGTGCCTCAGCCTCACGGTCTCCTTCTCGTTCGCGAAGCGTGCCCCGGGCAATTTCGACGGTTCCACGCTTCGCACGGGCTTCGCCCTACAACGCCGAAATTAGCCAGTGCAGCCAGGAGGGCTGCCACAGTGAGTCGGTTGCTCCAGAGCTGGGGCTGGGCGACGACGCTGAGGAATTGGAAGTCTTGTTGGTCATAAAACCGCAGGAAGGCAACGGCAAGAGCTAGAACGGTGACCAGACTGCCGGGCAGCAGGCCCAAAAAATTGATCCACCCCTGACGGCTGAGCAGTTTCATGTTACGCCATCTCCCCCTGGCCTTGGGACGACCCGTGCCAGTCTGGCTCAGGATTCCCCGCCTGAGGGGCGGCGCATCAGGGGTTTAAGCCGCCATAACAACGATCTGTACCCTAGCTACCGGCAGCCCAGACTATCTCGCGTGGACACCCCAGTGGTCGCATTCACGCCGTCGGCGTACTTGCACATCTGCGCGGTCTGAAAGCGATCGACAATCGCCCCAGAGAAGTCGGCTCCGGTGATATTGGCATCGCCAAAGCTGCTGCTGGTGAGCAGCGCGTCGGTAAAGATGGCGTTGGAGAGGTCGGCTCCGTCAAAGATGACGCGATCGGCAAAGGTGCCCGACAGGTTGGCCCCAGCTAAATTAGCCCGCAAAAATGACGCCTTGGTGAGAATGGTTTTGCTGAGGTCGGCTTTCTCAAAGTTGGCCTCCCGCATCTCTGCCGCCGCAAAGGAGGTGCCCGACAGCTGCTTACCCGAGAAGTCGCGGAAGCTGAGGTCGGTGAGGGTGTAATCGACCGTATTGTCTTGGGCCTGGGCGGTGGGGACAAGGCCGAGCCAGCCGACCAGCATGACGATTAGGGCACAGACGACAGCAAAGGCTTGGGGAAGGGGAAGGAACATATCGGGGGCAACCGTAGGGTGGGCAGAGGAGGCCAGAGCATACCCACAGAATTTGGGATTTGAGGCTGAATGGGCACGCTGCGCTCTGCCCATCCTACAAAAGTTTTCAGGCAAAAGTTTTCAGGCAAAAGTTTTCAGGCGAAGTTTTAAGACCGTGCTCCAGGGGAGTTAACACCCTAAAATCGAGAATCGAGGGCGGCCTGTAGAGGCTCAGGCAGGCGGCGCAGGATGCGGCGAGTTTTTAAATCCACTGGAGCCAGGGTGACGGTGCCCTCGATGCAGGTTTCCTGGGTGGCGGCATTTTGAATGTCGTAGTGCCAGACAAAGCGCACTCCCCTGACAGGTTCAGGGCGGGCTTTGACCAGGGCGATGTCGCCTAGGGTGAGCGATCGCCGATACTTTAACCCCAGATCGACCACGGGCAGATCGACCCCGGCCTTGACCCAGTCGGCAAAGGTGAGGCCGCAGCCGCTCAGGTAGTTCACCCGCGCCTCCTCCATCCAGGCGATATAGGTGCCGTGCCAGACAATGCCCGCGTAGTCAGTGTGGTAGGGCTGCACAATGACCCGATGCTCATACCAGTGAAACTCTTCCATTGCGGGGCCGCCAAGCAGCGGGCAGACTCTACTACAAATTATGAATCGCGCCAAAATAGGCTCAAACCCAATGCCTATGATGATTGAGAACACCTTAGCTCAGTTTTGTAACCCCTTGAGCCAATGGTTTGAGACAGGTGAGACCTTCGCTCACCTCAGGATTTTAAAGGGGCCTGGCCTCTAGATACCGTTCCATCGTTCTCAATCCTTAAGCGCAACCCCACGAGGACACCATGATTGAAAAAATTCTTTTGGCCGACTCTGGCACCGGCAACACCGAAGCCATGATGAAAGCACTGATGGAGATTCCCCTGGTGCAGCGAGCTTCGGTGACGGTGCTGCACGTAGTGCCATCCCAGGTGTCTGCGGAGACCATGGCCGAGCGTTGGGAGGCCGGAGGCCGCACCCTGGCCAATGCCATCACCAAACTCAACCTCGACCCTAGCCGCGTAAACGCCGTGCTGCGGGAGGGCGACCCCAAAGACGTGGTGATTCAGGTGGCCGATGAGGTCGATGCCGATCTGATCATCATGGGCTCGCGCGGATTGCAGGGGCTCAAGGCAATTCTCGAAAATTCTGTCAGTCAGTACGTATTTCAGCTGTCGTCGCGGCCCATGCTGCTGGTCAAAGACGACCTCTACAGCATTCGCCCCATCAAGCGGGTGATGGTGGCGATGGATAAGTCTGACTCGGCCAAAGAAGGGCTGAATATCGCCATTTCTCTGCTGCGCGACATCAAAGGTGGCGAGCTCACCCTGGTGCATACGGTGTCTAGCCTCAAGACCAAGCCCTTTGACGTGGCTAGCGCTGACCCCAACCAAGACCCCATCTTGACAGCGGCGGCGGCTGAAGCAAAACGATACGGGATCGCCTATAAGCTGTCGGCCCCTGAGGGCAAGCCCGGTCGCCGTATTTGCCAACTGGCCGAAGAACGCAATATGGATCTGATTATTCTCGGTTCTCCCGATCGCCGTCCCACCATTGCCAAGGGGCTGCCTGACCTAGACAAGATCCTGGGCGAGTCGCTGACCGACTTTGTGCGGGTCTATGCTCCCTGCCCGGTGCTGTTGACCCGAATGGCAGCCTAGGTAATCTATAGCGTTGTTCCTCTGCTGTCGATGGCAGAGGAACAACGGTAATGCCGCCATCAATCCTGAGAAGGGTATGGCGTTGGGTAACTGCCTGTAAAAATTCGTAATGCAAACGGTCGTCAAATCGGTCTAAGTTAAACAAATGTGGCCATTGTCATGGCATGTTACGGCTTCTCATAATTGAAGCTCGTCTGTCTGGCCAGGCATTGTCTAACCGAAACTCCGTTTAAACCTCACCTTTTAATTCACCCTAGAGCGAGACAGTCAGCATGAGCAGTAACCTATCCACCGAGCTGCGCGAAGGCACCAAGAAAGCCCACACCATGGCCGAAAACATGGGCTTTGTGCGCTGCTTTCTGCGGGGCGTGGTTGAGAAGAACTCTTACCGCAAGCTGGTGGCCAACTTCTACTACGCCTATGCAGCGATGGAAGAAGAGCTAGAGCGCCACAAAGATCATCCGGTTGTCTCTAAGATTTACTTTCCTGAGCTGCACCGCAAGGCCTCTCTGGAGTCTGACCTGGCCTACTACTACGGCCCCAACTGGGCAAATGAGATTTCGATGACCCCCGGTGGCCAGCGCTACGTCGATCGCATCCGTGAAGTGGCCAACAGCAACCCCGAGCTGCTGGTGAGTCATTCCTACACCCGCTACATTGGCGATCTGTCGGGGGGTCAAATTCTCAAGGGTATTGCCCAGCGGGCGATGAACCTCTCGGAGGGCGAGGGCACGGCGTTCTACGAGTTTCCTGAAATTTCCGATGAGAAGGCGTTTAAGGCCAAGTATCGCGAGTCGATGGATGCGGCCCCGGTGGACGATGCCATGGTGGCCAGCATTGTGGACGAGGCCAACGATGCCTTTGGCCTAAACATGGAAATGTTTAAGGAGCTGGAGGGGAATTTGATCAAGGCGATCGGTCAGATGCTGTTTAACACCTTGACCAGCCGCCGTCGCCGGGGCAGCACCGAGCTGGCCACCGCCGAGTAGAATTTTCGGCTTATTCTAAACCGTTAGTTCTTACTTTTCGAGCACCGCATTGAGGAAGTGACTTGCCGTCGCTTCCTCAATTTTTTGGGGCGTAGGGTGCATTAGCGCAGCAATGCACCGCGAACTGAGCAGAGAGTAATTGGTCTTAAAGCCAGATCTACCGCTGGGGGCGTTTCGATTGCCCCCAGACCCCGTCGACCAGGGCCGTTCCGCCGCCCTGGACCCAACGGAAAGGATTGACCTACCATCGGTTTAAACCTCTGTCCTGCAAATCTATCTGTCCTTCTCTGAGCCCAATGATTTGTAGCATCGTAGGGTGGGCACTGCCCACCACTGGAGCAGGGCAATCGTCAAAGCACTAACCTGGTAGGGTGAGTGACTAGCTAAATGGGGGTGCATGAAAGCAGCGGTGATCTGGTTACAAAAACTCATTTACGGCTGGAGGTGGCAGCAGGCAGGTTTGGTTGCCCTGAGCGGGGTGTTGATGGCGATCGCGCTACCGCCCTGGAGCCTGTGGCCGCTGGCCTGGGTGGGGCTGGTGCCGCTGTGGTGGGTGGTGCGGGCCACGCCCCAGGTGGGGCTGGCTGCGGCCTATGGGCTGCTGTGGGGGCTGGTGTACTACGGCATTTCGCTAGCCTGGATTACCCACCTGCACCCGCTGATGTGGATGGGGGTGCCCTGGGGCAGCAGCGTTGCGATCGCCCTCTCCTCCTGGCTCTTCATCGTCCTTTGGGGTTCTGTCTGTATTGCGGTGTGGGGCGGGGCGATCGCCTGGGCAGCCCATCGCTGGCCCAGCCGCCGGTTCTGGCTGGTGCTTGCCGGTACTGCCCTATGGTGCGCTCTCGAAGCCCTCCGCAACCACAGCCCCCTCGACTGGTCGCCCCTCAGCCTCACCCAAAGCCCCAACAACCTGTGGATTTTGCACCTGTCCCGACTCTCCGGGCCAGGTGCCATCACCGCCATTCTCGTCGCCACCAACGGCCTCCTCGCCCTCGCCTTTTCCCCCGTCCCCACGCTCCTGGGCAGCCCTTCCCCACCCTCCCACCCTCCCACCCCCCCACTCCCCTACCCCTTACTCCCCCGCCGCCCCCTCGCCCTCATGGCGATCGCTCTAGTTCTTCTAGGCCACACCCTCGGTGCCCTCCTCTATGCCCACGAGGCCGTTCCCGCCGATCAGGCTCTCACCCTGGGCCTCATCCAGGGCAATGTGCCCACCCGCGAAAAGCTGACGCCCCAGGGGGTTAACCAGGCGTTAGAGGGCTACACCAGCGGCTACCGCGCCCTGGTGGCCCAGGGGGTAGAGGCGGTGGTGACGCCGGAGGGGGCGCTGCCGCAGCTGTGGAACCCAAACTCGCCCCAGATCGCGGCCATCCTGCGCACGGTGGAGCAGGATGGGGTGCCCCTGTGGCTGGGCACCTTTGCGCCGGTACCGGGGGCAGGGCGGCAGCAGTACACCCAAAGCCTGCTCGAAATTCGCCCCGACGGCCAGGCCCACGGTCGCTACGACAAGGTGCAGCTGGTGCCTCTGGGAGAATACGTGCCCTTTGAGGCGGTGCTGGGTCGCCTGATCAGTCGCCTGTCGCCGCTGGATAGCTATCTGGTGCCGGGGGCCGCCGATCAACGGTTTGAAACCAGCGTGGGTCAGGGTGTCGTGGGCGTGTGCTACGAGTCGGCCTACAGCCGTCTGTTTCGCCCGCAGGTGAGCAGCGGTGGCGAGTTCATCGTTACCGCCTCTAACAACGACCCCTACCCGGTGGGGATGATGCGGCAGCACCACGGGTTTGACGTGCTGCGGGCGGTAGAGAGCGATCGCTGGGCGCTGCGGGTCACCAATACCGGGCTCTCGGGCCTAGTCGATCACCACGGTCGCACAGTCTGGCTGGGGGAGCCCCACACCTATCTGATCCACCGGGCTGAGCTGGAACGCCGTCAAACGCTCACCCCCTACATACGCTGGGGCGACTGGCTGACGCCGCTGCTGCTGGGCCTGGGGGTGCTGGGGTGGCGCGATCGGCGCTGACAATAGTTTTAAGTTTTAAGTTTTGAATTATTTCCCCAATTCAAAATTCAACACTCAAAACTTACCCGCATCCGCCTGGGGCCTGAAGAAGTCAAGCGTTGCCAACAGGGCTCCACCGACGATCAGCCCGCAGGCCAGCCCCACCGACCAGGTCGCCTCTGCCCGACCAGACCCGATCAGCAGCAGGGTCGAGAGCAGCGGCGCGGCGTAGGAGAGTGCCCCCAGCACCCGAATATTGCCGTGTTTCACCCCGTAGTCCCAGGTGAAGAAGGCCAGCCCCACCGGCCCCAGCCCCAGGGCGGCAATGGCAAGCCACTCCCCGCCCGCAGGCACCACCGTGGGCTCAAACAGCGCGTGGCAGACCCAGGCCAGCAGGGCCGTGGCCCCGCAAAAGCCCCCCACTGCACTGGTCGGAATCGCCCCAAAATACCTGGAGAGAATGGAGTAGCCCGACCAGGTGAGGGCGCAGACCAGGGCCGCCAGGTACCCGGTGGTGTACTGGGCGTCAAAGCTGAAGCTCTGCCCCCTGGTGACCAGCAGCCCCGCGCCGAGAAAGCCCGCGATCGCCCCCGCCCCGTGAAACCACCGCAGCCGCTCGCCGGGCAGCAGCGCCGAAAAAAACACAATCAGCAGCGGCCACAGATAGGCGATCAGGCTGGCCTCCACCGCCGGGGCGTGGCGCAGCGCCAGAAAATAGAAAAAGTGGTAGCCAAACAGCCCGACAATCCCTAAAGCCCAAACCCGCCAGGGTAGGTTGAGATGCCGCAGGATAGAACCTCCGGCCCGCAGCCAGGCGGCGACACCGATGAAAAATGCGATCGTAAACGCCATGGCCGTCAGCTGAAAGGGCGGCACGGTGCCGCTCAGGTCGGTGAGCAGCGCCAGGGTGGCCCACATCAGCACCGCTGAGAAGCCGATGGCCGTTGACCGTTGTTGGTTTTCTCTGGGCTCCACAATGTCCTCCTCTGCTTCTCCCTAGCTGTGTATTGTAGAGAGGCTGCTGCCGAAAACGTCTTCACAGCAACTGTAAAGGTCACGATGGAGCTCAACCAGCCGCTGCTGTCGGTGGAAAATCTGGGTCGCCAGCTGTCGCATCGGTGGCTGTGGCGCGGGGTGAGTTTTGAGCTGCGCTCGGGAGACTGGATGGGCCTAGTCGCCCCCTCCGGCGCGGGCAAAACGCTGCTGCTGCGCAACCTGGTGCTGCTCGACCCGATTCAGCAGGGCGCGGTGAGCTTTGAGGGCAAAACCCCGATCGAGTGGGGGCTGCCCGCCTACCGCAGTCGCGTCATGGTCGTGCCCCAGCGGGCGATCGCCTTCGAGGGCACCGTGCAGGCCAACCTCCAGCAGGTGTTTGACCTGGGGGTTTACAGCCAGCGCCGCTTCGACTCCATTCGCATTCAAGCCTGGCTAGACAAACTCGGTCGCAGTGCCAGTTTTCTCCAGCTTCAGGGTTCCAGGCTTTCGGGGGGCGAGGCGCAGATTTTGGCCCTGCTGCGGGCCTTGCAGCTCGACCCCCAGGTGCTCTTACTCGACGAGCCCACCGCCTCCCTCGATGCCGCCACCACCGCCCAAGTCGAAGCGCTGCTGCGCGACTGGCTGCAGGAGCCCGGTCGGGCCTGCATTCTCACCAGCCACGACACCGAGCAAATTCACCGGGTCACTAACCGCCAGCTCAACCTGGGGGAATTTGCTTGACAGGGCAAGGTATAAGGTACAGGGTGTGACCCTGACCCCTGACACCCACTCCCCCTCAGCTCACCCATGGAAACAAACTACATTGCCATTGGCACCGGGCAGCTGGCCCTGGCGGCACTGCTGATTTTGGTCAATGTGGCGCTGTCGGTGGCGCTGCGGCTGGGGCTGGCGCGATCGCTGCTGATCGCCTCCCTGCGGATGGTGGTGCAGCTGCTGCTGATCGGCTTTGTGCTGGAGTGGCTGTTTACCCAGGACAATCCACTGGTGATTGTGGGCATTAGTCTGGTGATGGCGGCGATCGCAGGCATGGCCTCGGTCAACCGCACCCAGCGCCGCTTTGCCGGTATTTACTGGAACAGTCTGCTGTCGGTGCTGGTCGCCTCCGCCCTGGTCACCGGCTTTGCCATGGTCAGCATCATTGGCGTGCGGCCCTGGTACGACCCCCAGTACCTGATTCCGCTGCTGGGCATGGTGCTGGGCAACACCCTCAACGGCATTTCTCTGGGCCTAGACCGCTTTATGGAAGACCTGGTGGCCCAGCGCGATCAGGTCGAAACCCTGCTGGCCCTGGGGGCCAGCCGCTGGGAAGCCGCCCACAAAACCGTGCGCGACGCCATTCGCGTCGGCATGATACCGACTATCAACTCGATGATGGTCATGGGGGTGGTGAGCCTACCGGGAATGATGACCGGGCAAATTTTGGCTGGGGCCGACCCCATCGATGCGGTGCGCTACCAGATTGTGATTATTTTTATGATCGCTGCCGCCGCCGCCCTGGGGATCTTTGGCGTGGTGCTGCTGGCCTACCGCCGCCTGCTCAGCCCCGACCACCAGCTGCGGCTCGACTATCTAGAAAAAGCCAGGCCGTAGCCCTCGAGATGGGATCATAAGACCAGACCCACGGCAGAAGAACGCTCTATGACCACTCCCCTTTCTGTTTTAGTTACTGGTGCCACCGGGCGCACCGGGGCGATCGCCCTCCAAAAACTGCGGCAGCGGCCCGAGCAGTTTTTGGCTAAAGGCTTTGCCCGCTCGGAGGCAAAGGTGCAAGAGCTGTTTGGCACCACCGACGGGTTTTATTTTGGGGATGTGGGCGATCGCGATCGCCTCACCGCTGCCCTAGCCGGTTGCCAGGCCCTGGTTATTCTCACCAGCGCCGTCCCCCAGATGAAAGCGCCGCCAGAGCCAGGGCAGCGACCCGAGTTTACCTATCCCGCCGGGGGCACCCCCGAGCAGGTAGACTACCACGGTCAGATCAACCAGATCGAAGCCGCCAAAGCCGCCGGAGTCAGCCACGTTGTCCTGGTCGGCTCCATGGGGGGCACCAATGAGCAGCACCCCCTCAACCGCATGGCCAACGGCAATATTTTGATCTGGAAGCGTCGGGCAGAGGCCTACCTAATTGACTCTGGCCTCGACTACACCATCATTCGAGCGGGCGGGCTGCAAGATCAGCCGGGGGGTAAGCGCGAGCTGCTCGTCGGCAAAGATGATGCG
Above is a window of Nodosilinea sp. PGN35 DNA encoding:
- a CDS encoding ATP-binding cassette domain-containing protein, which translates into the protein MELNQPLLSVENLGRQLSHRWLWRGVSFELRSGDWMGLVAPSGAGKTLLLRNLVLLDPIQQGAVSFEGKTPIEWGLPAYRSRVMVVPQRAIAFEGTVQANLQQVFDLGVYSQRRFDSIRIQAWLDKLGRSASFLQLQGSRLSGGEAQILALLRALQLDPQVLLLDEPTASLDAATTAQVEALLRDWLQEPGRACILTSHDTEQIHRVTNRQLNLGEFA
- a CDS encoding heme oxygenase (biliverdin-producing) → MSSNLSTELREGTKKAHTMAENMGFVRCFLRGVVEKNSYRKLVANFYYAYAAMEEELERHKDHPVVSKIYFPELHRKASLESDLAYYYGPNWANEISMTPGGQRYVDRIREVANSNPELLVSHSYTRYIGDLSGGQILKGIAQRAMNLSEGEGTAFYEFPEISDEKAFKAKYRESMDAAPVDDAMVASIVDEANDAFGLNMEMFKELEGNLIKAIGQMLFNTLTSRRRRGSTELATAE
- a CDS encoding universal stress protein, with protein sequence MIEKILLADSGTGNTEAMMKALMEIPLVQRASVTVLHVVPSQVSAETMAERWEAGGRTLANAITKLNLDPSRVNAVLREGDPKDVVIQVADEVDADLIIMGSRGLQGLKAILENSVSQYVFQLSSRPMLLVKDDLYSIRPIKRVMVAMDKSDSAKEGLNIAISLLRDIKGGELTLVHTVSSLKTKPFDVASADPNQDPILTAAAAEAKRYGIAYKLSAPEGKPGRRICQLAEERNMDLIILGSPDRRPTIAKGLPDLDKILGESLTDFVRVYAPCPVLLTRMAA
- a CDS encoding radical SAM protein, yielding MPLPLDDETLLFEPAPSQGGALAVVFAFPNQYSVGITSLGYQVVWATLARRGDIQVSRLFTDGHEPLPAAIDVLGFSLSWELDYTNLMTLLEQLDIPLFAGDRTAEHPLVFGGGPVLTANPEPFAAFFDVILLGDGETLLDDFVDALVELKAASRAETLRRLAMVPGIYVPVLYAVTYDGPTGGVRAIAPVDTELPAAVQKQTYRGNVLSASTVVTPHAAWENIYMVEVVRSCPEMCRFCLASYLTLPFRPASLEASLVPAIERGLAVTNRLGLLGASITQHPEFDLLLDYLNRPQFDDVRLSLSSVRTNTVTPKLAETLTRHDSRSITIAIESGSERVRHIVNKKLETDDIERAAVNARAGGLSAMKLYGMAGVPGETMTDLEQTVALMLRLKKAAPGLRLTFGCSTFVPKAHTPFQWCGVNREAEKRLKYLQKHLRSQGIDFRPESYNWSVIQALISRGDRRLAPVLERVRHYGDSLGSYRRAFKDFQGQIPPLEYYVHADWDLDQPLPWDHLWGPLPKATLQKHFDSAGVGAVPA
- a CDS encoding pentapeptide repeat-containing protein — protein: MFLPLPQAFAVVCALIVMLVGWLGLVPTAQAQDNTVDYTLTDLSFRDFSGKQLSGTSFAAAEMREANFEKADLSKTILTKASFLRANLAGANLSGTFADRVIFDGADLSNAIFTDALLTSSSFGDANITGADFSGAIVDRFQTAQMCKYADGVNATTGVSTRDSLGCR
- the lnt gene encoding apolipoprotein N-acyltransferase, coding for MVALSGVLMAIALPPWSLWPLAWVGLVPLWWVVRATPQVGLAAAYGLLWGLVYYGISLAWITHLHPLMWMGVPWGSSVAIALSSWLFIVLWGSVCIAVWGGAIAWAAHRWPSRRFWLVLAGTALWCALEALRNHSPLDWSPLSLTQSPNNLWILHLSRLSGPGAITAILVATNGLLALAFSPVPTLLGSPSPPSHPPTPPLPYPLLPRRPLALMAIALVLLGHTLGALLYAHEAVPADQALTLGLIQGNVPTREKLTPQGVNQALEGYTSGYRALVAQGVEAVVTPEGALPQLWNPNSPQIAAILRTVEQDGVPLWLGTFAPVPGAGRQQYTQSLLEIRPDGQAHGRYDKVQLVPLGEYVPFEAVLGRLISRLSPLDSYLVPGAADQRFETSVGQGVVGVCYESAYSRLFRPQVSSGGEFIVTASNNDPYPVGMMRQHHGFDVLRAVESDRWALRVTNTGLSGLVDHHGRTVWLGEPHTYLIHRAELERRQTLTPYIRWGDWLTPLLLGLGVLGWRDRR
- a CDS encoding EamA family transporter: MEPRENQQRSTAIGFSAVLMWATLALLTDLSGTVPPFQLTAMAFTIAFFIGVAAWLRAGGSILRHLNLPWRVWALGIVGLFGYHFFYFLALRHAPAVEASLIAYLWPLLIVFFSALLPGERLRWFHGAGAIAGFLGAGLLVTRGQSFSFDAQYTTGYLAALVCALTWSGYSILSRYFGAIPTSAVGGFCGATALLAWVCHALFEPTVVPAGGEWLAIAALGLGPVGLAFFTWDYGVKHGNIRVLGALSYAAPLLSTLLLIGSGRAEATWSVGLACGLIVGGALLATLDFFRPQADAGKF
- a CDS encoding SDR family oxidoreductase, which codes for MTTPLSVLVTGATGRTGAIALQKLRQRPEQFLAKGFARSEAKVQELFGTTDGFYFGDVGDRDRLTAALAGCQALVILTSAVPQMKAPPEPGQRPEFTYPAGGTPEQVDYHGQINQIEAAKAAGVSHVVLVGSMGGTNEQHPLNRMANGNILIWKRRAEAYLIDSGLDYTIIRAGGLQDQPGGKRELLVGKDDALLANPPEGIATAIPRADVAEVVVQALLQPAARNKAFDAIAKPEGTPGALVTTDFAALFAQTTPGL
- a CDS encoding thioesterase family protein; translation: MEEFHWYEHRVIVQPYHTDYAGIVWHGTYIAWMEEARVNYLSGCGLTFADWVKAGVDLPVVDLGLKYRRSLTLGDIALVKARPEPVRGVRFVWHYDIQNAATQETCIEGTVTLAPVDLKTRRILRRLPEPLQAALDSRF
- the fetB gene encoding iron export ABC transporter permease subunit FetB codes for the protein METNYIAIGTGQLALAALLILVNVALSVALRLGLARSLLIASLRMVVQLLLIGFVLEWLFTQDNPLVIVGISLVMAAIAGMASVNRTQRRFAGIYWNSLLSVLVASALVTGFAMVSIIGVRPWYDPQYLIPLLGMVLGNTLNGISLGLDRFMEDLVAQRDQVETLLALGASRWEAAHKTVRDAIRVGMIPTINSMMVMGVVSLPGMMTGQILAGADPIDAVRYQIVIIFMIAAAAALGIFGVVLLAYRRLLSPDHQLRLDYLEKARP